One genomic region from Capra hircus breed San Clemente chromosome 18, ASM170441v1, whole genome shotgun sequence encodes:
- the LOC108633328 gene encoding LOW QUALITY PROTEIN: cytoplasmic tRNA 2-thiolation protein 1-like (The sequence of the model RefSeq protein was modified relative to this genomic sequence to represent the inferred CDS: inserted 1 base in 1 codon), with amino-acid sequence MPAPQCASCHTARAALRRPRSGQALCGACFCAAFEAEVLHTVLAGRLLPPGAVVAVGASGGKDSTVLAHVLRELAPRLGISLHLVAVDEGIGGYRDAALAAVRRQAARWDLPLTVVAYADLFGGWTMDAVARSTAGSGRSRACCTFCGVLRRRALEEGARLVGATHVVTGHNADDMAETVLMNFLRGDAGRLARGGGLGSPGEGGALPRCRPLQLASQKEVVLYAHFRRLDYFSEECVYAPEAFRGHARDLLKMLEAARPSAVLDLVHSAERLALXPPPPGACSRCGALASRALCQACALLDGLNRGRPRLAIGKGRRGLDEEGPPREPQPSRPPTSEPVPDF; translated from the exons ATGCCCGCCCCGCAGTGCGCCTCTTGCCACACGGCGCGCGCCGCCCTCCGCCGTCCGCGCTCGGGCCAGGCGCTGTGCGGCGCCTGCTTCTGCGCCGCCTTCGAGGCCGAGGTGCTGCACACAGTGCTCGCAGGCCGCCTGCTGCCTCCTGGGGCCGTGGTGGCCGTGGGCGCCTCGGGCGGCAAGGACTCCACGGTGCTGGCGCACGTGCTGCGCGAGCTGGCCCCGCGCCTGGGCATCTCGCTGCACCTCGTGGCGGTGGACGAGGGCATCGGCGGCTACCGGGACGCGGCGCTGGCAGCTGTGCGGCGGCAGGCGGCGCGCTGGGACCTCCCGCTCACCGTCGTGGCCTACGCGGACCTCTTCGGGGGCTGGACGATGGACGCGGTGGCCCGCAGCACTGCTGGCTCCGGCCGCAGCCGCGCCTGCTGCACCTTCTGCGGGGTGCTGCGGCGCCGCGCGCTGGAGGAAGGGGCGCGCCTCGTGGGAGCCACGCACGTCGTGACCG GACACAACGCGGACGACATGGCGGAGACGGTGCTCATGAACTTCCTGCGGGGCGACGCGGGCCGGCTGGCGCGGGGCGGGGGCCTGGGCTCCCCGGGCGAGGGGGGCGCCCTGCCGCGCTGCCGCCCGCTGCAGCTGGCCTCGCAGAAGGAGGTGGTGCTGTACGCGCACTTCCGCCGCCTCGACTACTTCTCCGAGGAGTGCGTGTACGCGCCCGAGGCCTTCCGCGGCCACGCGCGCGACCTGCTCAAGATGCTGGAGGCGGCGCGGCCGTCGGCGGTGCTGGACCTGGTGCACTCGGCCGAGCGCCTGGCGC GCCCCCCGCCGCCCGGCGCCTGCTCCCGCTGCGGGGCGCTGGCCAGCCGCGCGCTCTGCCAGGCCTGCGCGCTCCTGGACGGCCTGAACCGCGGCCGGCCCCGCCTGGCCATCGGCAAGGGCCGCCGGGGGCTGGACGAGGAGGGGCCGCCGCGGGAGCCGCAGCCGTCCCGACCGCCGACTTCTGAGCCTGTCCCCGACTTCTAG